A genomic window from Xyrauchen texanus isolate HMW12.3.18 chromosome 15, RBS_HiC_50CHRs, whole genome shotgun sequence includes:
- the steap4 gene encoding metalloreductase STEAP4 has protein sequence MKSDSIAMMDHPGKIQNKQDTVCIFGTGDFGRSLGLCLLQSGYNVVYGSRDPKNSSLLPKGSKVMSHAAAAHEAHVIFVAVQREHYGFLNSLASDLEGKVLVDISNNVKRGLYPESNAEYLSRLIPGATVVKAFNTISAWALQSGGLDANRQVLICGDRADAKQLVVDIAQSLGFTALDRGSLRAAAELEDVPLQLFPLWRLPLYIATGLSAFIFFYVLTRSVIYERVTNGKDIAFRIMISLANKVFPIVSLVMLSLCYLPGALAGLLQLYNGTKYRRFPNWLDRWMLCRKQLGLVALAFGFLHVLYTLVIPIRYYVRYRINAYVLTLVKDNKTYEFDNTAAWRYDSYYSMGILGFSLFLLLGITSLPSVSNSLNWREFRFVQSKLGYITLLLCTVHTFLYGWDRFLKTTSYKWWMPPAYMLSLVVPCVVLILKLILITPCVDRKVTRIRQGWERQSKILVNCRDTKTSHPLIA, from the exons atgaaGTCAGACTCAATTGCAATGATGGACCATCCTGGAAAAATACAGAATAAACAAGATACAGTGTGTATATTTGGGACAGGTGACTTTGGACGCTCATTGGGGCTTTGTTTGCTTCAGTCGGGGTACAATGTTGTATATGGATCCCGAGACCCTAAAAACTCTTCATTGCTGCCCAAGGGATCAAAGGTCATGTCTCATGCTGCAGCAGCTCACGAGGCACATGTGATTTTCGTGGCTGTACAGAGGGAGCACTATGGATTTTTGAATTCCCTGGCTTCTGATCTTGAGGGAAAGGTGCTGGTAGACATCAGCAATAATGTCAAGAGGGGGTTGTACCCAGAATCTAATGCAGAGTACCTGAGCAGGCTGATTCCAGGGGCAACTGTGGTCAAAGCCTTCAACACCATCTCAGCCTGGGCACTGCAGTCTGGGGGACTAGATGCCAACAGACAG GTACTTATATGTGGAGACCGGGCAGATGCTAAACAGCTAGTGGTAGACATCGCTCAGAGTCTTGGTTTCACTGCCCTGGACAGAGGCTCCCTCAGAGCAGCTGCTGAGCTTGAAGACGTGCCTCTGCAACTCTTTCCTCTCTGGAGACTTCCTCTCTACATCGCCACTGGTCTATCCGCTTTTATCTTCTTCTATGTGCTCACAAGATCTGTTATCTATGAGCGTGTGACCAATGGAAAAGACATCGCTTTTCGCATCATGATCTCATTAGCCAATAAGGTCTTTCCCATTGTTTCCTTGGTGATGTTGTCCCTCTGTTACCTGCCGGGTGCATTGGCTGGATTGCTGCAGCTTTATAATGGCACAAAATACCGTCGCTTCCCTAACTGGCTGGATCGCTGGATGCTGTGCAGGAAGCAACTGGGACTGGTAGCTCTGGCCTTCGGTTTTCTGCATGTTCTCTACACCTTAGTTATTCCCATCAGATACTATGTGCGCTACAGGATAAATGCCTACGTTCTAACACTG GTTAAAGATAATAAAACCTACGAGTTTGACAACACAGCAGCCTGGCGTTATGACTCCTACTATTCCATGGGAATCCTTGGATTTAGCCTGTTTCTCCTGTTAGGAATTACATCCCTTCCATCTGTTAGCAACTCTCTGAATTGGAGGGAGTTCCGTTTTGTACAG TCTAAACTGGGCTACATCACATTGCTGCTCTGTACCGTGCACACATTCCTGTATGGCTGGGATAGATTTCTGAAGACTACATCATATAAATGGTGGATGCCTCCTGCGTACATGCTGTCTCTGGTGGTCCCATGTGTGGTTTTGATCCTGAAGTTAATCCTGATCACTCCATGTGTAGACCGCAAGGTCACCCGTATCCGTCAAGGCTGGGAGAGACAGAGCAAGATTTTAGTAAATTGCAGAGACACAAAGACCAGCCATCCACTCATAGCATAG